The Fusarium keratoplasticum isolate Fu6.1 chromosome 4, whole genome shotgun sequence genome contains the following window.
CCCCGGCACTTATATCGACGAATGCTCCAATCACCGACAGGCGCCCACGAAGCTGACACCGCAGGAGGCCCGGCCCTCCTGTGAGCTCCCGTTTGTGCAAGAAATCGAGACTCACGGCTGATGGGGGTTCCTGAGGGGTTGAAATGCCCGACTCAGGCAACCTAGTATGCCATGGCATGCAGCGAGGGGACACCAACACTTAACGACCACCCTTGATTGAAAGGCAATCTCGCCGCGGTCGACTTGTTGGTTCTTCTCAGCCGTCTGGTCGACGGAGTTGATGCTGCGGGATGTGTGATAGATATATCCCACCGCAACATGCCTCGACAAACAGGCCACCTTCGGTCCTGGCACGCAGTTTGCATTCAAGTGCAGCTCTGGCCGTGACCGGCACTGGCTGTCTATTCTTACGACGGCAGGTCTTGTCGACGGACACATGATGACTATTATTATCATGGGCGGAAGACTTTTGATTGTTCATGGACGTTGTCTATTGTTGAACAGCACTAGCAGtatctttatataaaagTTGTTGATTGTTTTTTATCCTTGGCAACATCTCGACGACATTTGCTTCGACGTTATCGAACCGGGCATGTCGCATTTTACTCATCAACGGGAATCGGCGGTGGGAGTGGACTGGCAGGGAATGCAAGGGAGATACCCAACATGATGAAATTTTATGACGCGAGACAGGCTGGGATTGCGTATTGGAAGAGGTTAGACAAGACGAGCTTATTCCACAAGGGTGTTTGATTCATGGGAGGGCGTTGGATATGGCGAACATGGGCAGGATAGCTTTTCAGATCTAGCAAGGATACAATCCACATGTTGGTTGGCATCATGAGGTTTCCATGGGGTAATAGCTCGCGGTGTGCAAATATAGCGTCTCTGTGTCTCTGCATCACGTCTTCTAGAACGTCCCCATGAGCGCTTCCTTGCCTTGACCATGTCTCACGGGGCCCACGGCGTGTGGGACAGAGGCCAGCCAGTCAAGAGTCTTACCCCGGAAACGGGCTCCTGGGCGCTTCTGTACCTGGGTGGATAAGTTACGGCGCCTGCTgaggtgaagaggagaggagaggcaggCGAGCGGATCGTGAGCCTGGGGAGGGGGCCCCATGTGGGGACTTGAGTTGATGTTGCGAGTCAACTGGCGATGCTTGGCGTAATGCCGGACATCCTGATGGCTTTGTTCTTGCGCCATTCAGGTCTAGGCTTGGTTTTTCTTCTTTTGATCAAGTGGCGAATGCTTAAAATTTTCAAGTCTTGTGGTCTTGAAGGAAAACAGACGAGAGTCAGTTTGAAGATTGAGGCGTTGGTTATGTCGATGGTTGTCAAGATCCAGCCCAAGCCAAGGTGGCTCGGCTCCCCTTGGCGGGTCATCAGCGGGATGCTGAATCTGGATAGGATCAGTGGAGACTAGTAGAGGGTTGATCCTCCTGGTGTGAActtgatgcagatgcagggGAGCTATGGAAATGGGGCACGTTGCGAGGCTGAGAGGCATATTTTGCGAGAGACTTGGTCAAGCATGGCTGTCTATAGCATGACGAGTTGGAGATAGGTCTCAATGGATGCAACCGTGGCTCTGAATTAATGTCCTACTCTAACACCAACTTTAACGGGTATCATGCATATCTAGGACTTACACAAACCACGTCATGATCATGATCCCCATGACCACCAGTCCGGTTGTCCAACCTCTCGGAATAGGTGCTGTCACACAAGACGCTGCACTCTTCCATAGCaccttggtcttgccagCCTCACCCACCTCGTCAATGCTGCAGACGGCCTTGCACCCattctcgtcgtcctcgcggGGTGCCAACATGCCCCTTCTTTCAACATGTCCTGTCCCTGAACGACCCTCGAGACTTCTCTTGTCCGATCCCTCACTGTCAGTGCCGTTGTACACCATCTCGATCCACTGGATCTGCATGTACGCCGCGCCATTGAGGCTCATGTTGCCGCTCCAAGAACCCCCGTCACTCCACGCGTTGAACAGGACCTGTGCCGGGTCCTTGGGCGTCTGGAACTCGATGCTGGCAACCTCCTGACCCGCCACGTACCACACGGAACGCGAAGGCGTCCAGTCGAGCCGGTGTACCACCCAGTCGTCCCAGCTGAGGCCCTCGGGGAGGGTGCCGTTGCGAGTCGCCTTCGGgacctcgtcgccgtcgtcggtgaAGGACGGCTGGTTGGTGTACTGGATCCGGTTCTTCGGGTCGCGGGTGAGGATCTCAATGTCGGCTTCCTGCACATCGGCGAGCTCGTCGCCTTCGAGGTATGTGAACATGGCCATGCAGGCGCCCGCGCTGCCCGTGACTCGGGCGAGCATACGGAGTGAGAGATAGTGGTACGTCGACACAGACTCGAACTCTGCGGCGGTCTGAAAGTCTTTAAGACGCACCGTCCGCATAGTTAGGAACGTGTCCGATACCGCATCGTTGTCCTCATTCTTCTCGATATAGATATTGTTGGGTGAGTTGACCATAAGCACAGAGGCATCGCCGGAGAGGCTCACGCCGCCGCTCTTGCGGTTGCTCCAGTCCTGGATACCCCAACTGTCGTCCCAATCCTTGCTCTCAAAGTAGTCGCTCGTGATGTCACCCGTCTCAGATGCGTTCTTGATAACATCTGGTACACCGGCGTACTTTCCAAGATCCCGGAAATCAAAGAACTTATGCTGTGAGTAGTAGGCAGAGTTGGTACCGTTCGTGAGGTAACAGCCGCACTCATCGTCCCCTATCGAGGCACCGCGTACAACGGTCGAAAGCACGGCAAGCCGTAAGTATAATGAGCGGATCGACAACATGGCTGTTTGTTAGTGAAATAGCAAAAAGAGGACGAGCCTCAGAGAAGAGCATCATGACTGATCAAGTATCCTACGTCGAGGAAGCTCTAATGTCGCCTTATGGGGCGTCACCAGGGTCAATGCCCGCTATAGACGGTCGAGACCTGCTTCGCCTCATGGAGGCcgctgagaaggagctcaTGAAACGGAACTCGGCACGTATGACGCTATGGCCGGATTTCAAGACCATCATGTTGATGGGCGAACTTGTTGATGGCATATGAAGTTGCAGCTGATTGTAGAAGCTATCACAGTTGTCAAAGATACCTATATAGTTAGGTAGTAGATATGGATGCGGACTCAGGGACAAAGGGATAAGGCTGATCACGTGACGAGACTTGGCCTCGGATCTTCCCAAACCCTGTTCTGAATCGCTCGCGCGGCGTCAGAGGCGCAGCGCATTGCATTCCTCTCGCATTCATATGAACACTTTTTTCTctcctgctcttcctccaaaTCGCGCAGCGCATCTTCTGCTATGTAAAAAGGCACAGCTCGCGATTTCCTTGCTCACAAGACACTCGCTCTGCTAAActcttctttcctctcttcctccaacAGGTGCATAAGTATCACGATGACATTCTCGGTTTCCGCAAACTCACCTTTGGGATGATAGACGCTCCAACTATTCATCGCATCGCCGACGCAAGAACAACTGCCAAACGCCATGTCGTCACCTAAGCCGTCGCCTGCCGACGTAGAGAAGCCCGACACTCAGTCGCCGGTTGCGAAGCTGCCAGAGACGGACAACGCGCCCGAGAacgtggagaagaagaaggaggaggcggatCCCGGTTCCGATCGCGAGCCTGGTGAGGCTTCGCCAGAGCCTGAATCTTCGGATGCCCCCAACAAGGACGGCGACGCGCCACCTCTGCCAAATGAGCCGACACCGGATGGACCCCCGTTGCCAAATGAACCTGTGCCTGGTGGTCCTCCCCTGCCGAACGAGCCTGCGCCTCAGCCCGAAGACGACGGATGGGATTGCCAATGGGATCCAAACACGCAAGCCTGGTTCTTTGCGAATCGCTTCACCGGAAAAACGCAGTGGGAGAACCCGCGCGTCGCTACGCCAGCGGCCCCAGGTACGCAGTCGAGCGTTCCTCAGCCGCCTGTGTCTGAGAAGCCTGCCGCGGGTGGTTACAACCCCGCCATCCACGGCGACTACGATCCCAATGCCTGGTATGCGCAGGGAAACAatgacaatgatgatgctggaCCGTCCACTGGCGCTGTGGCCGACCCATCGGAGGTTTATGCTTCGACAGCTTCCTTTAACCGCTTCACTGGACAGTTCCAGGCGGCCGGCATGGGTCCCGAGCGGCATAgcgacgaggccaagtcGCGGCGTCAGATGAACGCCTTCTTTGATGTCGAGGCTGCCGCCAACGCCCATGACGGCCGAAGCTTGAAGGCCGAACGGTCGGGTAAGAAGCcctccaaggccgagctGAAGcagttcaaggagaagaggcgCGCCAGAAAGGAGGAGAAACGCCGTGCTTGGCTGAGGGACTAAGCGCGAGGAGAACTGAGGGGGCGCGCGTGTGACTTGGGGAAGAAGCACTTGAAATTCTTAGATATAGGCGGCATCATTCACTGGAAGGCGTTTCAGAGGAGTTGTGGGGACAGTCAAATGTTTTGCGTGGGTTGTTTGGCTGCGGATGAGGCAGGTAGGGGATTGTGATTTCCAAGCTCATTGGCATCGATATcatggatgaatggatggatgagatgaccTTGGATGCAGGCAGACTCGCCGTCTCGCATTGAATATGGACCGAGCTAGAGGTCCAGGAATCAGACCATACACTGAATATATACCCCCTAAATACAGCTTTAACCAATCACTTTTCTACTTTGGACGTATCTattcgtcgtcatcttcctcatcgtcatcatccaacTCCATGTTCAAGTGGACgctctcgtcatcatcgtcgtcgttgtcgtcctCTGCGGTTGGAGCAGTCGGGACAGGCGCCGCGAGCACCCGATCAGGAGATGACGACTTTTCCAGGACCTGTCTCTTTGGCGGCGCGGGATCCGAGCCTTCGTGCTTCCGTTTGGGTGGAGAGCCGGCCCGGGCGTTCCTATCTGTGTCGGCTGCGGTGGATTTGACCTTTTCGCTGGGCGCAAAGGGGTTGCTCTGGATGGGCAGGTTCTTCTCGAGCTGCGGGGTGGGTAAAGTCGCTGGCTTGAAGAGATCACCCGTCTTCTTAGTAGCTgactcttcctcggcattgtcgtccttcatctcctcatcttgcacctcctcatcttcctcttcctcccctgcTACAGGGAGCTCCTCTAGCGGTGGTTCACCCTCAGCCAGGCTCTGGGCACCAGCACGAAGGTTGGTGCGCAGAATCTCGAGCCCTTGGTCGTCAGGAAACTGCTGTGTCAGGTGAGGAAGGATGCTGGGGTACACTCGGCCTCGCTGGTCCTTGTACGGGTTGAGGACGCTCGCGAGCATGGCATCACGGCTGCTGGTGACGATGGCCGTCTGGTCAACGAGGCCGCGCACGGAGGGCTTGAGATAGCGCTGTGGCAGGCATGATGGAATAGTGGCCAGGAGAGCAGAGGCAGCGGCCTTGTGCTCTGGCTCAAGAGGGGTTGCTGCAACGACAGCGGAAGCTTGGGgctggaggaagagatcggcattggcggcgatgctgttcttcttggggtcTGTCGtggaggctgctggcttCTCGGACTCCTTGAGATGTCCAGCGTCTTGCTGTAGATCCCTGCAGCATGCACCGAGCAGAGGATCCAGGCTTTCGACGGACGATTTTGATAGTGTCGGGCCAGAAAGGATGAGAATTTCTTTCAAAACAGCGTAGCCAGTCATTCGCACGCTGGGGAGGTTGATTCCCGACTTGAATACTCGGACAAGGTGGTCAAGGACCTCAGGGGCCAGAGCCACCGTGTTCTGCTCCAGGCGTTGGAACAGAGTTTGCAGCAGGTGAAGAGCAGCAATGTGAATATCTGGCATGGCAGCCCAGagctcctctctctcctctcggCCGATGGCAGCAACGGTCGGGAGAGCCTGGTCCCAGGACTGGGATTTGGGCGAGAGTCTAGCTATCAGGAGTACTCGAGACGCAGCATCGACCAGGGCACTGGTAGGTATCGTGACAGGTGCCTTGGTGGGATACCGGAGGCAGTCTGAGAGATAATGAAACAGGCCGATCAAGCGATCAGCGCCAGCGTTGATACCCGTCCAGGATGGGAGCTCCTCGGCGGACGCGCCACCACCATGGGGTTCCCCGTCAAGTTCGACTCGCGATCGACTGTAGCCATTTGAACCTTCCCATGACTCCTCAACGGCCCTCAAGACCTGGTCGGCTGTAGAATGAAGGTccttgaggagaagatcgACCAGCTTGGCCCACTCATCGCTGCCCCCTGACTTAGCGGCAACGTGGTGAAGCGAAATGACAAGTCTTCGTGAAGCCCTCTGCAAGCTCTGGGGAACAACAATGTCGTCTGAAAGCGTGGGAACGAGGAATGGCCGGATAGCAGCTTTTAttttggagctggagggACGGAACGTGGTGGGATAAAGCGGTATCAATGTAGAGAAGGCGTCGCAGATGGTCTCAACCACAGACAGAGGAGTTTGCAGACTCTCGCCGGAgctggccttgatgagcttgaggcaGGTGGTTATGAATGCTGGGATAGTGGGAGTGGCGATCTCTCTCACAAGAGTCTGGTATGGCTGGACGAGCATGTAAATCCTGGTGAGAGTGACCACGGCCAACTCTTTGGAGGCGACAGGATCGCTTTTCTGCATACTGTTAGTAACACTCCGAGCTATAAGAAGTTCAACGCACCTCGACAATAGACAGTAGACCGCCAACCCATGGCTTGCATCCTTGTAGAACTTCCCATCCACCAACGTCCAcgacggccttgatgagaCCAATTGCCGTGAACCTGGCCTCACGACTTCGCCCGTTCAAGTGAGTGGTGAtgctggccttgagcttATGGACAAGCTGAGCGCCCTCAGCGGAACTGTCCTTGACCTTTCGCTCCTGAGGCGCAGACAATGGCTCCTTGCAGTGAAGAACATGGTTGATGAGAGATGGCAGCGCGTGAGGGAGCTGGGTCGGGGGGATTGATGTGAGTTTTCGACATAGGACCCGCAGGTCAGGGGGTAATGAGGCTGCCATGAGGATCGAGTCGTAATGGAAGGTTGTAAAGGCGTTTCTATCGTCCCCAAGTGTTTGCGCCGAATGGTATCTTGGAAGATGGGATTCCTGGATAggaaggatgaagagagtAAAGATTGATGCTGTGCCGTCACGTGCAACAAATGGAATGAACCTGCAACAAGAACCTCACGTCCCTTTACCTCTCAATTCCGATGCGACAGCAACAATCGATGAGCGAGATGTAATTGCTACGCTCATTCGCAGGTTGAAGCTGTACAAGTCTTGACTTGCCCCgaaacttttttttcttctacAGCAACAAGCTTAGCTTGGACTGACGGGAAGACCCCTGGCGGCGGGGCCTGTCGTGGTGTGGCAGTGGGCTCTGATTGGTCTAGCGCCCGCGTTACGTCGACCCAGCAGCTCTCAATCTCCAGCTCTGCGCTACCACAAGCCATCAATACACGGTCAGATCCAATACGAGCCATCTCGTCGACATCTaacatcaccaaccacgGGTGCATGTAGAGGAAGTCGCCTTTGGCGCTGATTCGAATAGACTCTCCTCCCATCGGCCGACACACCGAGATCCTTCCTCCGCGATAGCCTCCCCCGTGAGGCCTCCTGTTCCTCCCACGATCCCTCTCCTCGCCATGCGCTTGGCGCCATCTTGCTGCTAGTCCCGACAACCTCCTGAACAGGTCGAACCATGGGTGTAAGACAAGAGAACAAGGCCATCGATGAAATCTCGCAAACtgactcttctcctcctgctgtCGTATAGCCCAAGGCCGTGCAGTACATGCACCAGCTGGATCATGCCCGCTGTGATGGCAACTGGGATGTAGTCCCCGAGCTTGTTCGCAAGGTCCGCAAGCACGCTCCTGACAGAGCCTGTATGACACCCTCCCACTTCACCGCCCTCCAGCGAGGGGCTTTTTAGAACACAATACTTAATAACACTCGACCAGGTCTTGCTCTGACCGCCGAAACGGAATGCGCTATCGCTAAGACGACGactgctgccgccgccgctgctggcAACCATAACCGACCGACCACCACTGCGAACACGAGCCATATTGACCTCGCGGCCCAGTTGCcgaagctgctggaggcgATTGAGGAAGAGACGTTGCACCTGACCGACAAATTCCAAGCTCAGGTGTGTGCGGGATGGCTGCACTGGGTCAACGGGGAGTACAGCCTCTGCACCAGCCAACTGCCCGAGAGTCTCAAGGTGGAAGATGGCGAGCCCAACCCCACCGAAAGGGCTGCCGAATGGACGAGCGTCTGCGCTCTCAAGGCATCGTATCTCAAGGCTAATTGCCTTGCGCGCGGCGGCGAGATTAAGCAGGCCTTGGACGCCTTCCGGGCTGGACTCCCATCGCTTGCACGAGTGTGGGCAGAGCAGGGGATGGGAAGACAGCTCCGATATTGGTCTGAGCTGTTCCTCACAGAGTACTGCATGCTCTCCAGCCAGGGCTTCCAGAGCAGCGATTCACCACTGGGCGAGAACGACTCCCTCGCCTGCTATCGCTCCTGGGCAAGGTTCTGGGACACCCTGGCTATGCCCGTTACCGGAGGATACGGCTTCAAGGGTTCAGTGCCTCGGCGGAGAGTGTGGAATGAGTACTACATCGCTCTCTCTCAGATTGTCGAGTTCGACCTGCCCTACCCGACTGGATTTGTGAATAACACAGCTGGCGACCTATCTCCTCGAAGTCAGTTGCGGGTGGAGCTCAAGCATGCCGAATCGACCTACCAGACCCTCTTACTCGGCGAAACATCCTTTCCCAGAGCTGATGAAGAGCGTGAAGAAGTCGAGGGCTTTGTTGGCCAGGTGCTTCGAAACTGGTCTCTTCTCTGtggacgaggatggagagaagaagatcttGGACCTGGTGGTCGAAATAGCTTGAGCCGCGGAGTTCTCGATACCCTCTACAGCGCTGCGATGAAGACGTACCACTCGACAGCTATCCTGCGCTCACTCTTCCTCGTTCATCTTTCAGTCGCCGAGTTCGATCTAGCCTTCAAGGCCTTTGACTCTTACTTGGAGATtgtcaagaagggcaaggcccGTGTTGACAAGACCGGGCACCTCGAGCCTAGCCTGGACGATGATGCTACAGTTCTTGAGACAATTTCGCAGtgcatcatcgccctctGCCGATATGGCCAGCGGACTGCTGCGGAAAAGGCCCGCCAACTTGGGTCTGAGCTGGAGGACTGGCTGTTCAAACTGCCACAGCTCAACTCTTCAGACACTGCCACGCCAATGATTTCTGAGTACGATGAGTTCAACTCTTCGCACCCTCCTGTGCCACCACATACCATCGCCCTGGCATGGCAGGCCATCGGCTTGTCTCAAGCCCACTGGTCGAGAGTCACCTATGAAGCAGCCTCCAGAACCGAGATCCAGCAAAAGGCCATCCGATCACTCCGAAAGTCCCTCGCGGTAGAGTATGGGCGCTCAAAAGACATCAGGAGTTTCTTTGCCCTCGGTCTGCTCTTGGCCGAGCGAAGAGAGCTAACTGCTGCCATCGAGACAGTAAGAACAGCCTTGACTGTTGGCAAAGATCAAGAAGAGAATTACGACCTGGTCTATGGGCCATACTGGCAAGAACGGTCCCTTATCCCCGTGTGGCACCTCTTGGCTCTTCTCCTGAGCGCGAGGCAAGATTACCATCTGGCGGCAAGGGCCTGTGAAGGTGCCCTGGAACAGTTCAAGGATCCCTCTATCCTGTTCGGAAAGACAGATCAGACGTTTAGGAGCGAACATCTCAACGAAGCTGAAAAGGATTCCACAGCGGATGGTCGACGAGGCTTGGTCGATGATATGGATGActcggagaaggagagcatcctcgaggtcaagatgACACAACTCGCCCtggttgagcttcttgaaggaCCCGAAGTGGCTGTCAATGCCAGTTTCGAGCTGCTGACCCTCTTCACGAGACTGTTTGGCAACGTCGCGGCCCAACCTGCTTTGAGCCCTCCCAAGGCAATTGAGCCGCCAAAGACCTCGGGCACACTCAGGAGTATTAGAGGAACCATCTTTGGGGGCAATGATAGGTCTAGGCCGCCTACGAGGCAGGTCTATACTTCCATGTCCAGCGAACGGACCTCGAGGCCGCAGACTGCTCAGACAATGCGCAGCAGCGCACCGACGATCCAAGTGACAGGGGAGAACGGGCCCCTGACAGATGCCCGGCCACGAACTTCAGCGTCTTCTGTCCGTCGAAATAGGAGCGCCACGGGCAGAAGCAACAGTCTCAAGAAGCGGGATCGCAGCATGAGCCGACCGAGATCCTCTAGTATCGGAGCCGTCTCTCATGGCGCTACCGTTGTTGATGGCGACGTCTTCTTCACCCCaggtggtgctggtgctgatgatAGCGAGCAGACTGATTTCTTCACCTTCTCTAGCAAGCGGCAACCTGCGTCGAGGCGCTCGTCCTATAGACAGTCACGACCCCCGCCAAATCTGAACTCGTACCTCTCGACTCAGTCAAAGTCCACCGACTACTCTGAGCTGTCTGTCGACAACGCCTACTCCTCAACATGCGTTCTGCCCCTGATCCAGTtccccaaggacaaggagaggGCACAGAGAGTGACGATTCTTATCAGAGTCTGGCTGATGATTGCTGGCTTCTACCGTAGAGCTGGTATGAAGGAGGATTGCAAGGGAGCTGCCACTGAAGCTCAACGGCTCATTcagagcctcgaggctgatCTAGCTCGGGACCCTTCGGGCTCGAGCGGTCTGAAGGGCCCCGGTTGGGCCGATAAGAAGAGTATCGAGGACCTGTGGAGTGATTACTGGGCCGAGGTAAgcctttttttctctcgtcTTTGAAACAATAACTGACATAGTTCATAGCTGGGG
Protein-coding sequences here:
- a CDS encoding GH16 domain-containing protein; the protein is MLSIRSLYLRLAVLSTVVRGASIGDDECGCYLTNGTNSAYYSQHKFFDFRDLGKYAGVPDVIKNASETGDITSDYFESKDWDDSWGIQDWSNRKSGGVSLSGDASVLMVNSPNNIYIEKNEDNDAVSDTFLTMRTVRLKDFQTAAEFESVSTYHYLSLRMLARVTGSAGACMAMFTYLEGDELADVQEADIEILTRDPKNRIQYTNQPSFTDDGDEVPKATRNGTLPEGLSWDDWVVHRLDWTPSRSVWYVAGQEVASIEFQTPKDPAQVLFNAWSDGGSWSGNMSLNGAAYMQIQWIEMVYNGTDSEGSDKRSLEGRSGTGHVERRGMLAPREDDENGCKAVCSIDEVGEAGKTKVLWKSAASCVTAPIPRGWTTGLVVMGIMIMTWFV
- a CDS encoding WW domain-containing protein yields the protein MSSPKPSPADVEKPDTQSPVAKLPETDNAPENVEKKKEEADPGSDREPGEASPEPESSDAPNKDGDAPPLPNEPTPDGPPLPNEPVPGGPPLPNEPAPQPEDDGWDCQWDPNTQAWFFANRFTGKTQWENPRVATPAAPGTQSSVPQPPVSEKPAAGGYNPAIHGDYDPNAWYAQGNNDNDDAGPSTGAVADPSEVYASTASFNRFTGQFQAAGMGPERHSDEAKSRRQMNAFFDVEAAANAHDGRSLKAERSGKKPSKAELKQFKEKRRARKEEKRRAWLRD
- a CDS encoding Pre-rRNA-processing protein RIX1 — translated: MAASLPPDLRVLCRKLTSIPPTQLPHALPSLINHVLHCKEPLSAPQERKVKDSSAEGAQLVHKLKASITTHLNGRSREARFTAIGLIKAVVDVGGWEVLQGCKPWVGGLLSIVEKSDPVASKELAVVTLTRIYMLVQPYQTLVREIATPTIPAFITTCLKLIKASSGESLQTPLSVVETICDAFSTLIPLYPTTFRPSSSKIKAAIRPFLVPTLSDDIVVPQSLQRASRRLVISLHHVAAKSGGSDEWAKLVDLLLKDLHSTADQVLRAVEESWEGSNGYSRSRVELDGEPHGGGASAEELPSWTGINAGADRLIGLFHYLSDCLRYPTKAPVTIPTSALVDAASRVLLIARLSPKSQSWDQALPTVAAIGREEREELWAAMPDIHIAALHLLQTLFQRLEQNTVALAPEVLDHLVRVFKSGINLPSVRMTGYAVLKEILILSGPTLSKSSVESLDPLLGACCRDLQQDAGHLKESEKPAASTTDPKKNSIAANADLFLQPQASAVVAATPLEPEHKAAASALLATIPSCLPQRYLKPSVRGLVDQTAIVTSSRDAMLASVLNPYKDQRGRVYPSILPHLTQQFPDDQGLEILRTNLRAGAQSLAEGEPPLEELPVAGEEEEDEEVQDEEMKDDNAEEESATKKTGDLFKPATLPTPQLEKNLPIQSNPFAPSEKVKSTAADTDRNARAGSPPKRKHEGSDPAPPKRQVLEKSSSPDRVLAAPVPTAPTAEDDNDDDDDESVHLNMELDDDDEEDDDE